In the genome of Carnobacterium pleistocenium FTR1, one region contains:
- the ntdP gene encoding nucleoside tri-diphosphate phosphatase: protein MHIPKEGEYITIQSYKHDGSLHRTWRDTMVLKTSDQSLIGVNDHTLVTESDGRRWLTREPAIVYFHKHYWFNIIAMIRDNGVSYYCNLASPFALDEEGLKYIDYDLDIKVFPDGEKRLLDVDEYEDHSKKWNYPDDIDHILKENVKILVDWINEEKGPFSQDYVDLWYKRYQQLSHK from the coding sequence ATGCATATTCCAAAAGAAGGAGAATACATCACGATCCAAAGCTATAAACATGATGGCAGCTTGCATCGTACTTGGAGAGATACAATGGTACTTAAGACAAGTGATCAATCGTTAATAGGAGTAAATGATCATACTCTTGTAACGGAATCGGATGGTCGAAGATGGCTAACTCGAGAACCAGCGATCGTTTACTTTCATAAGCATTATTGGTTCAATATCATTGCAATGATAAGAGATAATGGTGTTTCTTACTATTGTAATCTCGCTTCACCTTTTGCACTAGATGAAGAAGGTTTGAAGTATATAGATTACGACCTAGATATCAAAGTCTTTCCAGATGGCGAAAAGCGTTTATTGGATGTAGATGAGTATGAAGATCATAGCAAAAAGTGGAATTATCCTGATGATATTGACCATATTTTAAAAGAAAATGTGAAAATTCTAGTGGATTGGATCAATGAAGAAAAAGGTCCCTTTTCACAAGATTATGTTGACTTATGGTATAAACGCTATCAACAGTTATCACATAAGTAA
- a CDS encoding FUSC family protein → MKIGARTLKTGIAVALSLAIPALLNFPSGSVLAAISAIFALQPSVKRSINTLKDRIIANLIGAFVAVVITLTLGNHFIVIGVAAAFLIAILNQLNLSSVIGLATVTLIVIMQTTGDDFILYATIRVIATIMGVVIAFLVNTTLFPPKYEEKLYHVTDYSTTEIMKFLRASVRKNSQYPVLKKDLKWIKSELNRMDVYLSLFRDEGMVTKKKDRVQKMRKVVVYRKIIETAKEAYDLSYTFHKYENSFNHFPKELRILIRERLETLLTAHEQILLKFNGRVSPDSVNFIAYKAPLRKEFMQSFFDEASLEEYMHDDYGQSNAVIHIMSSILKYEEHLEHLNILVSSFKGNDWNQDTEISNIEHIEQ, encoded by the coding sequence ATGAAAATTGGAGCAAGAACGCTCAAAACAGGAATTGCTGTGGCTCTTTCTTTAGCGATACCTGCGCTATTAAACTTCCCATCGGGCAGTGTTTTGGCTGCTATATCGGCAATTTTTGCGTTACAGCCTTCTGTCAAAAGATCGATCAATACTCTCAAAGATCGTATTATTGCCAATTTGATTGGTGCCTTTGTCGCAGTTGTTATTACTTTGACTTTAGGAAATCATTTTATCGTAATAGGGGTCGCAGCTGCCTTCTTGATTGCTATCTTAAATCAGTTAAATCTTAGTAGTGTGATTGGTTTGGCAACGGTAACGTTGATTGTTATCATGCAAACTACCGGAGACGATTTTATTCTCTATGCAACGATAAGGGTCATAGCTACTATTATGGGAGTTGTCATTGCTTTCCTAGTAAACACAACTTTATTCCCACCGAAGTATGAAGAAAAATTGTATCATGTGACAGACTATTCAACTACTGAAATCATGAAATTTCTACGTGCCAGCGTTCGGAAAAATAGCCAATATCCTGTTCTAAAAAAAGACTTAAAATGGATCAAATCTGAACTAAATCGAATGGATGTCTACTTGTCATTATTTAGAGATGAAGGAATGGTCACCAAGAAAAAAGATCGCGTTCAAAAAATGCGGAAAGTGGTTGTTTATCGGAAAATTATTGAAACTGCAAAAGAAGCTTATGATTTATCTTATACTTTTCATAAATATGAAAATTCATTTAACCATTTCCCGAAAGAACTGCGCATTTTGATCCGTGAACGTCTTGAGACTTTACTTACAGCTCATGAACAAATTTTGTTGAAGTTCAATGGGCGTGTTTCACCAGATAGTGTAAACTTCATTGCTTATAAAGCCCCGCTTAGAAAAGAATTTATGCAGTCGTTCTTTGATGAAGCTAGTTTAGAAGAATATATGCATGATGATTATGGACAAAGCAATGCAGTCATCCATATTATGTCTAGTATTTTGAAATATGAAGAACACTTGGAGCATTTGAATATTTTAGTTAGCAGTTTCAAAGGAAATGATTGGAATCAGGATACTGAAATTTCGAATATTGAGCACATCGAACAATAA